One Desulfolucanica intricata genomic window carries:
- a CDS encoding LysR family transcriptional regulator yields the protein MSQHIHSLEDYYGAKLFERSSKKVELTKAGEVLFRYASEIMKLHQVAKRAVSDLVEMVTGDLTIGASFTIGEYVLPRLLAAFSQKYSQVMFSEVIGNTEFIHERTREGTIDVGLVEGVIDDNNLEITSFLKDELVLIVAKSHPLAKKTVLNKEELNATPFTFIMREEGSGTRLAMDEVLQELDLKPARIMTLGSTQAIKEAVEADLGISFLSKWTLRKELQLGTLKPLRIKNFNFIRDFYVIRKKDKFESKATEEFLNFITEPALSQILG from the coding sequence ATTAGTCAGCATATTCATTCTTTGGAGGACTATTACGGGGCAAAGTTATTTGAACGTTCCAGTAAGAAGGTGGAGCTTACTAAGGCGGGTGAAGTGCTGTTCCGTTATGCCAGTGAAATAATGAAGCTGCACCAGGTAGCTAAGCGGGCTGTTTCCGATTTGGTGGAAATGGTTACCGGAGATCTTACAATCGGAGCCAGTTTTACTATAGGTGAATATGTGCTGCCGCGTCTTTTAGCTGCTTTCTCGCAAAAATATTCTCAAGTAATGTTTTCCGAAGTTATTGGTAATACCGAGTTTATTCATGAACGTACCCGTGAGGGAACGATTGATGTAGGCTTAGTAGAAGGTGTTATTGATGACAACAATCTCGAAATAACATCTTTTTTAAAAGATGAATTGGTGCTTATTGTAGCCAAAAGCCATCCTTTAGCTAAAAAAACAGTATTAAACAAGGAAGAATTAAATGCTACTCCTTTTACGTTCATTATGCGGGAAGAAGGTTCAGGCACCAGGTTAGCGATGGACGAGGTACTGCAGGAGTTGGATTTAAAGCCTGCCAGGATTATGACTTTAGGCAGTACTCAGGCCATTAAAGAAGCCGTGGAGGCTGATTTGGGTATTTCCTTCCTGTCTAAATGGACACTGAGAAAGGAGCTCCAGTTAGGTACTTTAAAACCTTTAAGGATTAAAAATTTTAACTTCATCAGAGATTTTTATGTTATAAGGAAAAAAGATAAATTCGAATCAAAAGCTACCGAGGAATTTTTAAACTTTATTACAGAGCCCGCTCTTTCACAAATTTTGGGCTAA
- a CDS encoding LytR/AlgR family response regulator transcription factor, with protein MKLKALIVDDEYPARQELRYALSNFDNVEIVGEAANAQEALALIKALDYSVLFIDISIPGMNGLELGRAIQELPNRPYVIFVTAFDEYAVQAFEVDAVDYLLKPVEPKRLKQAIDKVVKACREVAPTVEKDGANNDAAAQKGKQDYKHIQIDRIPAEKMGKTVLVNESDIIYAFTEQDYVYIKTYNDKLLTRFTLKELEARLNLNSFFRTHRCYLVNLHKVKEIVPFFNGTYNLVVENKEGDEVPVSRAQAKKLRKILGF; from the coding sequence ATGAAGTTAAAAGCGCTGATAGTTGATGATGAATATCCTGCCCGCCAGGAACTGCGTTATGCCTTGAGTAACTTTGACAATGTAGAAATTGTAGGTGAAGCCGCCAATGCCCAGGAAGCTTTAGCTTTGATTAAAGCTCTCGACTACTCGGTGCTGTTTATAGATATTTCTATACCCGGGATGAACGGTTTGGAACTGGGCAGGGCAATTCAAGAACTGCCCAACCGGCCTTATGTGATATTCGTAACAGCTTTTGACGAATACGCTGTGCAGGCCTTCGAGGTTGATGCGGTGGATTACCTTTTAAAGCCGGTGGAACCCAAAAGATTAAAGCAGGCTATTGATAAGGTGGTTAAAGCTTGCAGAGAAGTTGCCCCCACTGTAGAAAAGGATGGAGCAAACAATGATGCAGCAGCTCAAAAAGGGAAGCAGGATTACAAACACATTCAAATTGATCGCATACCTGCCGAAAAAATGGGTAAAACCGTCCTGGTTAACGAATCCGACATTATTTATGCATTTACCGAACAGGATTATGTGTATATAAAAACTTATAATGATAAACTATTAACGAGATTTACCTTAAAAGAGCTGGAAGCACGGTTAAACCTGAACTCTTTTTTTCGTACACATCGCTGTTATTTAGTTAATTTGCATAAGGTTAAAGAAATAGTGCCTTTTTTTAACGGTACCTATAACCTGGTGGTTGAGAACAAGGAAGGTGATGAAGTTCCGGTGAGTCGGGCACAGGCTAAGAAGCTGCGTAAAATATTAGGCTTTTAG
- a CDS encoding iron-sulfur cluster assembly scaffold protein, whose amino-acid sequence MYNDKVLEHFQNPRNIGEIEDADGIGIEGDPGCGDYIKLYIKVKDNRLIDVKIKVHGCAAAIATGSTLTELAIGKYLDDAMMIHEDDVLEALGGLPEEKAHCSNLGVAALKEAIWDYVFRSNLKKQD is encoded by the coding sequence TTGTATAATGATAAAGTACTTGAGCATTTTCAAAACCCGAGAAATATTGGGGAAATTGAGGATGCGGATGGAATAGGGATTGAGGGAGATCCCGGTTGTGGAGATTATATAAAACTATATATAAAAGTAAAAGACAACCGGTTAATTGACGTAAAGATAAAAGTGCATGGCTGTGCTGCGGCGATAGCTACCGGCAGTACACTTACAGAGTTGGCTATAGGAAAATACTTGGATGATGCCATGATGATACATGAAGATGATGTACTTGAAGCACTGGGGGGATTGCCGGAAGAAAAAGCACACTGTTCAAATTTAGGAGTTGCTGCGCTAAAGGAAGCAATATGGGACTATGTCTTTAGGAGTAATTTAAAAAAGCAGGACTAA
- a CDS encoding histidine kinase, with protein MNIDKKDLLNIVIRWLIVQLIGVILVFALAPRLWQAVLVLSVTSGLSLAFVIYYLLKRSPVKLKATDHPIELQIANETLPFMRRGLNEETAGSTAEIIKKISDVDAVAITDRERVLAYIGEGADHHKPGGEILTTATRQAIATGELKVIHSSRELNCPVTSCPLEAAVIVPLKCKGEIVGTVKMYQTKQGRMPDSVVKLAVGVAQLLGVQMELAELDRRAQLVTVAELDALHAQINPHFLFNTLNTIIMFSRTNPETARRLLIRLASFFRQALKRKGHFNTLKEEMEYINTYLVLVRARFREKIRVSRNIDDALMDCRIPVLTIQPLVENALKHGILPKEGSGTVSINVKVHNEELLIIVEDDGVGISSDMIPKVLQPGYGSGNGVGLSNVHERLKNLFGEEYGLRIISKPGKGTSVYVRVPMKRDIVR; from the coding sequence ATGAATATAGACAAAAAGGATTTATTAAACATTGTAATAAGATGGCTTATTGTACAGCTGATTGGCGTAATCTTGGTTTTTGCCCTAGCACCCCGGTTATGGCAGGCGGTGCTAGTTTTGTCTGTTACAAGTGGACTTTCGCTTGCCTTTGTAATTTATTATTTGTTAAAAAGGAGCCCCGTAAAATTAAAGGCTACTGATCACCCAATTGAATTACAAATTGCTAACGAAACACTGCCTTTTATGAGGCGTGGTTTAAATGAAGAAACTGCAGGAAGTACTGCAGAAATAATCAAAAAGATCAGTGATGTTGACGCAGTGGCCATTACCGACCGGGAAAGGGTGCTGGCTTATATTGGGGAAGGGGCGGACCATCATAAACCCGGTGGGGAAATTTTAACTACTGCTACCCGGCAGGCTATAGCTACCGGAGAGTTAAAGGTGATTCACAGCAGCCGGGAGTTAAACTGTCCTGTGACTTCTTGCCCTTTAGAGGCTGCTGTTATTGTACCTTTAAAGTGTAAAGGAGAGATAGTCGGTACTGTAAAAATGTATCAAACAAAACAGGGCCGCATGCCGGACAGTGTAGTTAAGCTGGCTGTCGGTGTAGCCCAATTATTGGGTGTACAGATGGAATTGGCTGAATTGGATCGCCGTGCTCAATTAGTTACTGTAGCAGAATTAGACGCATTACATGCCCAGATAAACCCGCACTTTTTATTTAATACACTAAATACAATTATTATGTTTAGCCGTACTAATCCGGAAACTGCCCGCAGGTTATTAATTCGCCTGGCTTCTTTTTTCCGGCAGGCATTAAAAAGAAAAGGACATTTTAACACTCTTAAAGAAGAGATGGAATATATTAACACCTATTTGGTTTTGGTAAGGGCGCGTTTCCGGGAAAAAATCAGAGTATCCAGAAACATTGATGATGCGCTCATGGATTGCCGGATTCCGGTTTTAACTATTCAGCCCCTGGTGGAAAATGCCCTTAAGCATGGAATTTTACCTAAAGAAGGCAGCGGGACTGTATCGATCAATGTTAAAGTTCATAACGAGGAACTTTTAATTATTGTAGAAGATGACGGTGTTGGGATTAGTTCAGATATGATACCAAAAGTTTTACAGCCGGGTTATGGCTCCGGTAATGGCGTCGGTTTAAGTAATGTTCATGAACGGCTTAAAAACTTGTTCGGTGAGGAGTACGGCTTAAGGATCATCAGTAAGCCCGGTAAGGGTACTTCTGTTTATGTCCGGGTACCTATGAAGAGAGATATTGTAAGATAA
- a CDS encoding S-layer homology domain-containing protein encodes MFKRGLTLLLIFAVLLLAFSTAAFAEPGKNQEKYEIKAKVELKGNGFHFNKEFKFKDVNNHWAVPQIRAIYMQGIVRGYPDFTFRPENPVTKNEALLMICRAVGFDKDDYDAEDEWDNVPDWMQECIDFAVNEKGILDDNEANNFKGDTPAKRYEVAIWAAKAAGLDSYNVVNFADLQDIPYFARPYIGSMFRCGYMIGYPGNIFQPNKPIKRAEIAALIFNMLGDFDGFVNYRVVKGTVEDINLDNDTITVESVYGNEKTYDITGDTEIFINRVNADLEDVGEGAAVVLYVKSNSNVLYLYAREADEAKSKEVLAVKRFVPADGKDDVDPSIDELKVEFEQDIKVVDDLKEIAKNIKIRAQENNEVVNISYRIDKNDLEIDGDTLIINVNLDYDTKYTVKINDGVIRAEDSGNIVNDDISWSFTTEEKDN; translated from the coding sequence ATGTTCAAGAGAGGTTTAACTTTACTTCTTATTTTTGCAGTCCTGTTATTAGCCTTCAGTACGGCGGCATTTGCTGAGCCGGGTAAAAATCAGGAAAAATATGAAATAAAAGCGAAAGTTGAACTTAAAGGTAATGGATTTCATTTTAATAAGGAATTTAAATTCAAAGATGTGAACAATCACTGGGCAGTACCTCAAATCAGAGCCATTTATATGCAAGGTATAGTCAGAGGGTACCCGGATTTTACCTTTAGGCCTGAGAATCCGGTAACAAAAAATGAAGCGCTGCTGATGATTTGCAGAGCTGTTGGTTTTGATAAAGATGATTATGATGCTGAGGATGAATGGGATAATGTTCCTGATTGGATGCAGGAGTGTATTGACTTTGCAGTTAATGAAAAAGGTATTCTTGACGATAATGAAGCTAATAATTTTAAGGGTGATACTCCTGCTAAAAGATATGAAGTTGCTATCTGGGCTGCAAAGGCAGCCGGTTTAGATTCTTACAATGTTGTTAATTTTGCAGATTTGCAGGACATTCCCTATTTTGCCAGACCCTATATCGGTTCTATGTTTCGGTGTGGGTATATGATTGGTTATCCTGGCAATATTTTTCAACCCAACAAGCCGATTAAAAGGGCTGAAATAGCTGCTTTGATATTTAATATGCTCGGGGATTTTGACGGATTTGTAAACTACAGAGTAGTTAAAGGAACTGTTGAGGATATTAATCTTGACAACGATACTATTACTGTAGAATCAGTTTATGGTAATGAGAAAACCTATGATATTACCGGCGATACGGAAATCTTTATAAATAGAGTTAATGCTGATTTGGAAGATGTAGGAGAGGGAGCAGCGGTAGTTCTATACGTTAAATCCAATAGTAATGTTTTGTATCTGTATGCCCGGGAAGCAGATGAAGCTAAAAGTAAGGAAGTATTAGCTGTTAAAAGATTCGTACCCGCAGATGGTAAAGACGATGTTGATCCGAGTATTGATGAATTAAAAGTAGAGTTTGAGCAAGATATTAAAGTGGTAGATGACCTCAAAGAAATTGCTAAAAACATTAAAATCAGAGCACAAGAAAATAATGAAGTTGTTAATATTTCTTACAGAATTGATAAGAATGATTTAGAAATTGACGGTGATACCCTAATTATCAATGTGAATTTGGACTATGATACTAAATATACTGTAAAAATTAATGATGGTGTTATCAGAGCAGAAGATTCCGGGAATATTGTAAATGATGATATTTCCTGGAGCTTTACCACTGAAGAAAAAGATAACTAA
- the acpS gene encoding holo-ACP synthase translates to MLIGVGTDTVEIDRIKIAIQKTGIRFIQRVFTAEEENYCESKKDKYASYAVRFAGKEAVFKALGTGISGCKWTDVEIISKENGRPEVLLHGQAAQTAREKNITGILISLSHDRTRAVAFAAAVTKEGD, encoded by the coding sequence TTGTTGATTGGTGTAGGTACAGATACTGTTGAGATTGATAGAATTAAAATAGCAATACAAAAAACAGGCATCCGGTTTATCCAGAGGGTATTTACTGCTGAAGAGGAAAACTACTGTGAAAGTAAAAAGGATAAATATGCCAGTTATGCTGTCCGGTTTGCGGGAAAAGAAGCAGTGTTTAAGGCGCTTGGGACCGGAATCAGCGGGTGTAAATGGACGGATGTAGAAATAATAAGTAAAGAGAACGGTCGACCGGAAGTACTTTTACATGGACAGGCTGCCCAAACGGCCCGGGAGAAAAACATCACCGGTATATTGATTAGTTTGTCCCATGACCGGACGCGGGCCGTAGCTTTTGCAGCAGCAGTTACCAAGGAGGGAGATTAA
- a CDS encoding NAD(P)H-hydrate dehydratase, which produces MQVVTAGEMGKLDRMAIERYGIPGIVLMENAGKQVVQVVANLFEQGVRNKKVVIFIGKGNNGGDGFVVARHLYNLGAGVEILLFTDPLNISGDAAVNLNIWTKMGQAFTRVDVAGGIELAKEAINSADVLVDALYGTGFRGVVKEPAASIIEMANNSGRPIVAVDIPSGVEADTGRVNGPCFRANHTVTFALPKLGLLLEPGAAYTGKLHVVDISIPNFLLEGEEYKRYLLEAAMVKKWLPHRSASVHKGDCGRVLILAGSQGMTGAAYLTAQAAARAGAGLVTLGVPAGVHDIMEAKLTEVMTVPLPQTEKKTLAAGALSDIQALLKKADVLALGPGLSTHPETVALVHSLMSELKIPTVIDADGLNALAGELNRISGARCPLILTPHPGEMARLINIPVGEVEVDRLNAVIQLALKGNCTVLLKGSRTLVSNGEQLYINSTGNPGMATGGSGDVLTGIIAALVAQGLDPVKAAAAGAYIHGLAGDLAMWDKGVMGLIAGDLITYLPEALDLIY; this is translated from the coding sequence ATGCAAGTTGTTACAGCCGGAGAAATGGGTAAACTTGACCGTATGGCCATAGAGCGATATGGAATTCCCGGTATTGTATTGATGGAAAACGCGGGGAAGCAAGTGGTACAGGTAGTGGCGAACCTTTTTGAGCAGGGTGTCCGAAATAAAAAGGTAGTTATTTTTATAGGGAAGGGAAATAACGGTGGGGACGGTTTTGTCGTGGCCCGCCATTTATATAACCTGGGTGCCGGGGTGGAGATTTTGCTTTTTACCGATCCACTAAATATAAGCGGAGATGCTGCTGTAAACCTAAATATTTGGACTAAGATGGGACAGGCTTTTACCCGGGTAGATGTTGCAGGTGGGATAGAATTAGCTAAAGAGGCTATAAACTCGGCCGATGTTTTGGTTGATGCCTTATATGGCACAGGTTTTCGGGGAGTGGTGAAAGAGCCAGCAGCTTCAATCATTGAAATGGCCAACAACAGCGGCAGGCCGATTGTTGCCGTAGATATTCCGTCAGGGGTAGAGGCGGATACAGGCCGGGTTAACGGGCCGTGTTTTCGCGCCAATCACACGGTTACATTTGCCTTACCTAAGCTGGGGCTTTTATTGGAGCCGGGAGCAGCCTACACCGGTAAGCTGCATGTTGTGGATATCTCCATTCCCAACTTTTTGTTAGAAGGAGAGGAATATAAAAGATATTTATTAGAGGCCGCCATGGTTAAAAAATGGCTGCCCCATCGCTCTGCCAGTGTTCACAAGGGTGACTGTGGACGGGTATTAATTTTGGCCGGTTCCCAGGGGATGACCGGCGCGGCCTACCTGACTGCCCAGGCTGCGGCCCGGGCCGGAGCCGGACTGGTTACGCTCGGTGTTCCGGCAGGCGTACATGATATAATGGAGGCCAAATTAACTGAGGTTATGACTGTGCCGCTTCCTCAGACCGAAAAGAAAACGCTGGCGGCCGGTGCCCTTTCAGATATTCAGGCCTTATTGAAAAAGGCAGATGTACTGGCCCTGGGGCCGGGCCTGTCCACTCACCCTGAAACGGTAGCTCTGGTACACAGTTTAATGAGTGAACTTAAAATTCCTACTGTAATTGATGCCGACGGCCTTAATGCTCTGGCCGGTGAGCTAAATAGAATAAGCGGTGCCCGGTGCCCTCTTATTTTAACCCCGCATCCGGGGGAAATGGCCCGTCTGATAAATATCCCTGTGGGGGAGGTGGAGGTTGACCGGCTAAATGCTGTAATACAGCTGGCACTAAAAGGAAATTGTACAGTGCTTTTAAAGGGTTCCCGAACACTGGTATCCAATGGGGAACAATTATACATTAATTCCACCGGAAATCCCGGTATGGCTACCGGGGGGAGCGGGGATGTACTTACCGGAATAATTGCTGCCCTGGTAGCTCAGGGATTAGACCCGGTAAAGGCCGCCGCCGCCGGAGCCTACATCCACGGTTTGGCCGGGGATCTGGCGATGTGGGATAAAGGAGTTATGGGGTTAATTGCGGGAGATTTAATAACCTATTTACCGGAAGCCTTAGATTTAATATACTAA
- a CDS encoding transcriptional regulator: MLQQITVNEYLVQANKRLPAEAKKVLQALLEQGSMNKEELSLTARVKRAVLDHIIMQLYALGLVEVSTEGKSKICNLTKLGNEFLNIIEAEAS, from the coding sequence ATGCTACAACAAATTACTGTCAACGAATACTTGGTTCAAGCCAATAAAAGATTACCGGCTGAGGCTAAAAAGGTTCTACAGGCTTTGCTTGAACAGGGCAGCATGAATAAAGAGGAGTTATCATTGACAGCCAGAGTTAAGCGGGCCGTATTGGATCACATTATTATGCAACTTTACGCACTTGGCTTAGTGGAAGTATCTACAGAAGGCAAAAGTAAGATTTGCAACCTAACAAAGTTAGGAAATGAATTTTTAAACATTATTGAAGCCGAGGCAAGCTAA
- the alr gene encoding alanine racemase yields MYKVPTWAEIDLGAIAHNIQELRRVTAPGAQFMAVVKANAYGHGSVEVARTALQNGAVSLAVARVSEGVILREAGIDRPILVLGFVPPGEMALAIEKELTLTVFNLQQAEILSGEAGRLGKQVKVHIKIETGMGRLGFEAGKATVSEILAVYKLSNLELEGIFTHFAKADSADKTYTLKQFERFREVLQELGQQGVDVPVKHAANSAALIDLPDTHLDLVRGGIAMYGLYPSEEVNKERVSLRPAMTLKTQVGHIKRVSADYSVSYGCTYVTKSPGTIATLPIGYGDGYTRLLSSRGEVLLHGLRAPVVGRVCMDQCMIDVTHIPDVKVGDEVVLWGSQGSAKIPAEEVAAKIGTINYELVCMVKNRVLRVYKNN; encoded by the coding sequence ATGTATAAGGTACCAACATGGGCGGAAATTGATTTAGGGGCAATTGCACATAATATTCAAGAGTTAAGACGGGTGACGGCTCCCGGGGCGCAGTTTATGGCTGTGGTAAAAGCCAATGCTTACGGTCACGGTTCCGTGGAGGTTGCCCGGACGGCTTTACAAAACGGTGCTGTTAGTTTGGCAGTGGCACGGGTTTCCGAAGGAGTAATTTTGAGGGAAGCGGGTATTGATCGTCCTATTCTAGTGCTTGGCTTTGTCCCACCGGGAGAAATGGCTTTGGCCATAGAAAAAGAACTTACTTTAACTGTGTTTAACCTGCAGCAGGCTGAAATTTTGTCCGGTGAGGCCGGGCGATTGGGTAAGCAGGTTAAAGTACATATAAAAATAGAAACAGGAATGGGCCGTCTTGGATTTGAAGCCGGCAAAGCGACAGTCAGTGAAATATTAGCTGTTTATAAGCTTTCCAATCTGGAATTAGAAGGTATTTTTACTCATTTTGCTAAAGCTGACAGTGCCGATAAAACCTATACTCTAAAGCAGTTTGAGAGATTCCGGGAGGTATTGCAGGAATTGGGACAACAGGGAGTGGATGTTCCTGTAAAGCATGCCGCTAACAGTGCAGCTTTAATCGATTTACCGGATACGCACCTGGATTTGGTTCGCGGTGGAATCGCAATGTATGGGCTTTATCCTTCTGAGGAGGTAAATAAAGAGCGGGTTAGTTTGCGCCCGGCCATGACTTTAAAGACCCAGGTGGGACATATAAAAAGGGTGTCGGCCGACTATAGTGTCAGTTACGGTTGTACGTATGTAACAAAATCCCCCGGTACTATTGCCACTTTACCTATTGGCTATGGTGATGGCTATACACGACTCCTCTCTTCCAGGGGCGAAGTGCTGCTCCACGGGCTTCGGGCCCCCGTAGTGGGCAGGGTATGTATGGATCAATGCATGATTGATGTTACTCATATTCCTGATGTTAAGGTGGGAGATGAGGTTGTATTGTGGGGGAGCCAGGGTTCTGCTAAGATCCCTGCCGAAGAAGTAGCAGCTAAAATCGGTACTATTAATTATGAATTGGTTTGTATGGTCAAAAATAGGGTTTTAAGGGTTTATAAAAATAATTAA
- a CDS encoding YkgJ family cysteine cluster protein has protein sequence MDTLLNLESKFRFSCHEGLQCFKKCCRDINIFLSPYDVLRMKNKLKISSQEFLNKYTIRLTAKHSGFPFVLLKMVEENDLVCPFITPKGCQVYEARPWACRMAPVDIRGENQFGFIFEPSRCHGLNEAKEQTVREWMQEQGLGIYEEVEELFKELPGKIKFSGQKDLDQKLNELIYLACYNLDKFRDFIFKTGFLQIFRVSPEVLEQIKKDDVELMKFAFKWLAFDLNKPEKQREAAKLLK, from the coding sequence ATGGATACGCTGCTTAATCTAGAAAGTAAATTCAGGTTTTCATGTCATGAGGGTTTGCAGTGTTTTAAAAAATGTTGCCGGGATATTAATATTTTCCTTTCCCCTTATGATGTTCTCCGAATGAAAAATAAGTTGAAAATTTCGTCTCAGGAATTTCTAAACAAGTATACTATTCGTTTAACAGCCAAGCATTCCGGGTTTCCCTTTGTATTATTAAAGATGGTGGAAGAGAATGATTTGGTATGTCCGTTTATTACACCTAAAGGGTGTCAGGTTTATGAAGCCCGGCCCTGGGCCTGCCGGATGGCGCCGGTGGATATTCGGGGTGAAAACCAATTTGGGTTTATTTTTGAACCTTCCCGGTGTCATGGCTTAAACGAAGCCAAGGAGCAGACGGTAAGGGAGTGGATGCAGGAGCAGGGACTTGGGATTTATGAGGAGGTTGAGGAACTGTTTAAAGAATTACCCGGGAAAATCAAATTTTCGGGACAAAAGGATTTGGATCAAAAGTTAAACGAGCTAATATATTTAGCTTGTTACAATTTGGATAAATTTAGGGATTTTATATTTAAGACAGGATTTCTTCAAATATTTAGGGTCTCCCCGGAGGTTCTTGAACAGATAAAAAAAGATGATGTTGAGTTGATGAAGTTTGCTTTTAAATGGCTGGCTTTTGATTTAAATAAGCCGGAAAAACAAAGAGAGGCAGCAAAGCTGTTGAAGTAA
- the cooS gene encoding anaerobic carbon-monoxide dehydrogenase catalytic subunit produces the protein MPRFKDTSLTCRPSDKSPRVIDPKSVMRSVDPAVLEMVEVAREAGVITAFDRVVAQQPQCQFGYKGICCRFCMMGPCRIKSDEGPGSRGICGANSWTIVARSVGLMILTGCASHAQHGNHIAHTLHMVAEGKVTDYSIKDPKKLRRLCERYGVAVEDKDDMTLAKELCELALEDMAMLKGEGELRWITKNVTEDRNRLYRTHNVMPFGIHSVISDLVTQAHVGMDNDPINLVFSAVRVGLADLAGKWIATDLSDIIFGTPEPVASEANMGVLDAKKVNIILHGHNPLLSEMIVAAAREMEADAKAAGAEGIQLSGICCTGNEVLMRQGVPIVTSFASQELAICTGAVDLMVVDVQCIMPGLGPVCQCYHTKLVTTSDIVKIPGSIHIDYQEKTAMKNAKEVIAMAIEAFKERGDRPVKIPQHKNYVVAGYSLEAIYDIFASVNPENPVRVLNDAILSGELKGVAFMVGCNNLKTMQDKAHIEIAKAMLANDVFVISTGCHAQACAKAGLMDPANVEQYCGEGLKAFYKRISEKANMKYPLPPVLHVGSCVDNSRGAELLMDMARDLGVDTPKVPFVASAPEAMSGKATSIGTWCVDIGCPTHVGTMPPVEGCDLIYSVLTQIAGDVLGGYFILEPDIEVSIQKLLNALEYRAWKLRIHKKVAEDQETSLSKCW, from the coding sequence ATGCCAAGGTTTAAAGACACTAGTCTTACTTGTCGTCCCTCAGACAAGTCACCCCGGGTTATTGATCCTAAGTCTGTAATGCGGTCCGTAGACCCTGCGGTACTGGAAATGGTTGAAGTAGCTAGAGAAGCAGGTGTTATTACCGCTTTCGACCGGGTTGTAGCCCAACAACCGCAATGTCAATTCGGCTACAAGGGTATCTGCTGTCGTTTTTGTATGATGGGCCCATGCCGTATTAAATCAGATGAAGGCCCGGGCAGCCGTGGTATTTGCGGAGCTAACTCCTGGACTATCGTAGCCCGCAGTGTCGGCTTGATGATTCTTACCGGCTGCGCTTCCCACGCTCAGCACGGAAACCATATTGCCCACACTTTGCACATGGTAGCTGAAGGAAAAGTAACTGATTATTCAATCAAGGATCCAAAGAAATTACGCCGCCTATGTGAAAGATATGGTGTAGCCGTTGAAGACAAAGATGATATGACTCTAGCCAAGGAATTGTGTGAACTGGCACTGGAAGACATGGCTATGCTTAAAGGTGAGGGAGAACTCCGCTGGATTACTAAAAACGTTACCGAAGATCGTAACCGGTTATATAGAACTCACAATGTAATGCCCTTTGGTATCCACTCAGTCATCTCTGATCTGGTAACCCAAGCTCACGTTGGTATGGACAATGACCCAATTAACCTGGTATTTAGTGCTGTTCGGGTTGGTCTTGCTGACCTGGCCGGTAAATGGATTGCCACTGACCTGTCAGATATCATTTTCGGCACCCCTGAGCCTGTTGCCAGTGAGGCAAATATGGGTGTGCTTGATGCTAAAAAGGTTAACATTATCCTGCACGGCCACAACCCGCTTTTAAGTGAAATGATCGTTGCCGCTGCCCGTGAGATGGAAGCTGATGCCAAGGCAGCCGGTGCCGAGGGAATTCAGCTCTCAGGTATTTGCTGCACCGGTAATGAGGTGCTAATGCGCCAGGGGGTTCCTATTGTAACTTCCTTTGCTTCTCAAGAATTAGCTATATGTACCGGGGCAGTAGACCTAATGGTAGTTGATGTTCAGTGCATCATGCCCGGCTTAGGCCCGGTATGCCAGTGCTACCATACCAAGCTCGTTACTACCTCGGATATCGTTAAAATACCCGGATCCATTCACATTGACTACCAGGAAAAAACTGCTATGAAAAACGCCAAGGAAGTTATCGCCATGGCTATTGAAGCCTTTAAAGAACGGGGAGACCGTCCTGTTAAAATACCGCAGCACAAAAATTATGTGGTGGCCGGTTACAGTCTTGAAGCCATTTATGATATATTCGCCTCTGTTAACCCGGAAAACCCGGTTCGTGTCCTAAATGACGCTATTCTGTCCGGAGAACTTAAAGGCGTTGCCTTTATGGTTGGTTGCAACAACCTTAAGACTATGCAGGACAAGGCACACATTGAAATTGCCAAAGCTATGCTGGCAAATGATGTATTTGTAATCTCCACCGGCTGTCACGCTCAGGCCTGTGCCAAAGCAGGCTTAATGGATCCGGCTAACGTAGAACAATACTGCGGTGAAGGCTTAAAAGCTTTCTACAAGCGGATTAGTGAAAAAGCCAATATGAAGTACCCACTTCCTCCGGTACTGCACGTAGGCTCCTGTGTTGATAACTCCCGTGGGGCCGAGTTACTGATGGATATGGCCAGGGATCTCGGTGTAGATACACCGAAAGTTCCGTTTGTTGCATCTGCACCGGAAGCAATGAGCGGTAAAGCTACCAGTATCGGAACCTGGTGCGTTGATATCGGCTGCCCAACTCATGTCGGAACCATGCCGCCGGTAGAAGGTTGTGATCTTATTTACAGTGTTCTGACTCAGATCGCCGGTGACGTATTAGGAGGATATTTCATACTTGAGCCGGATATCGAAGTTTCAATTCAAAAACTGCTTAATGCTTTAGAATACAGAGCTTGGAAACTTCGTATTCACAAAAAAGTAGCTGAAGACCAGGAAACCAGCCTGTCTAAGTGCTGGTAA